In Gimesia panareensis, the genomic window GGTAGGCAGACCCGCGTCGAATCCGGTCTATGAAATAACCGATGACGACACCGACAATGAGCGCCAGAGTTGCTCCGATAGCGACTTCTGTAAACATATTCCAGGTGCTTCCTATGCGCCTTTGGTGAAAGCCCCTTTCCTGCCGGATGTCATTTGGCGTTGACATTCAACAGAGACAAAACCGTACGTTTCTGGAATCTCCAGTCCTGGAGATCAGAGCAGAACGATGCATGTTGTCAGGAATTTCTCAGAATGACAGGAGCGTCTGGGAGTTTCTGATTTATCGTAAAAGATGTCCGAATAAAGAAATGAAATTCAAATGACAGCTTTAACTCAGCAGTAGTCTAAAACAAGGTGAATTTGAACAACAAACAGATGGCCCGCGCAAGTGCCTGCTAACGACGGCGGAAATATCTCCGATCAGAGCGCACCTTCACGGGTACCTTAGACCGTAAGTCGATTCCCAAACAAGACAGAATTTGACGCACCAGCTCATGCCGCTCAGTCAGTTGCGTCTGAACATCAGCAGGGAATGAGCTATCGTCCGTCCAGAGACGGGACGTTCGTGAACGAATCAGCGTCGGCAATTGTTTCGCCACTTTTGTGAAGAGAACATAAATTGCAAGGATTGTCTCATTGAGAATACCAAACATTGTTGATTCTCCAATTCAACTGTACTTGAAACTACTTAAGAAACTCGTACTGCACAGCCTCTGATTCGACACTGCAGCTGAATTCAACTTTCAGTGTCGTAAACAGTTCTGTAACAATGCTCCCGATCAAGCCAGGAAATGCCGAAAGGAAACTTAAAAATAAAAAACAATGAAACTATTATGAAAAGCCCACTCCAGAACATCCAGAAAAAAACAGGAAACATCGCCCGATTCCCAAAGTTCTTCGCTTTCGAAATCAAAGAGATGAAATTGTCTGTAACTTGAATGACAGAGTAAACTTCTCGCAAATTTCCAGTTTCATGGTAACAAGAGATTTCCGGTTGCGATAGTATATTGTCATAAATATTGGTTCAATTTCCAATCTCAAAAATCAGCGTTTCTTCCTCTGAGCGCTCCCCTTCCTCCAGACAGAATATTGGTTCCCCATGAATGAGTTTGTCTCAGCAGTCCAACTTGGCTGGCGCGCCTGCGAGCAGCGGATGGCCGCTGAGAACTCGCCCTTGCCAGACATTAGTCCACCTGCAGGTCAAGGCTCGGGAACCCTGATTGCCGTCTCGGGCGGGGCCGACAGCATGGCGCTATTGCGAGCGCTGCTGGAGTGGAATCTCTCTGCCGAGAATGACTGTCTGACAGGTCCGCTGGTGATTGCCCATCTGAATCATGGACTCCGGGGCGCAGACTCCGACGCGGATGCAGACTGGCTGGAAGAGACCTGCCAGGCGTTCTCACTCCCCTGCGTGATCGAAAAACAGGAGCTCATGATCCAACAGGAGGGGACCAGCGAGGGACTGGAAGAACTGAGCCGCAAGGCCCGCTATGAATTTTTGATCCGCACCGCGCAGAAGTATCAATGCACGCGGATTGCAGTCGCCCACACCCGTGACGACCAGGCGGAAACCGTATTACATCACATTGTCCGCGGCACCGGAATCGCCGGTCTGCGGGGCATTCCCCGGATCCGGTTACTGGCGGAAAACCTGTATCTCGTGCGTCCCCTGCTCGACTGCAGCCGCGAAGAGGTCGTCCAATATCTCAAGCAATGCGGGCAGACATTTCGTACGGATGCGTCCAATGCTGACCCGCGATTTACCCGCAATCGCATTCGTCATCAGTTATTGCCATTATTGAAAGCAGAATTCAATCCCGCCGTCGTGCAGGCGCTGCAGCGTCTGTCTCAACAGGCAGAGGAAGTGACCGCCGTGATCTCTGAAGATGTCGCGCGGATTTTACAGCGTGCAACCCTCGATCAGAACCGCGACACCTGGCGGCTGGATTGTGATCAACTGGTCGAGGTCCCCGATTATCTGGTGAAACAGTGTTTTCTCAAAATCTGGCAGGAGATGCACTGGTCGCGGAAGCGGATGGGCTTCGATCACTGGCAGCGGCTGCTGGAATTGACCCGCGACGGCCAGAAAATTCACCTGCCCGACCAGATTGAAGCGGAACGACGGGAACGACTGCTGATTCTGCGTAAGCTGCCCGCTCGAGAACGTGCCTGAAATCTGCGAATCTGACAAACATTCGCATTCCCGCATACGTATTGTGGAAATCTCGAACGGGGTTGGTTAGAATCTGGCGTTGCTGATCAACCTGTAACCCGCGTTTGCGCGAAACAATGCCTTTCAGAGCAGTGGGTTGCGCTAAGTCGTTGTCGTGTGCTCAAGACCATTCGAAACATCCATTCCTGATCGGCAGCCTCCTGTTTCGCTTGTAACGATCAACACTTGAACCACACATTGCACTTATAATCTCGCCCTCAATCTAACAAAGAAGTCGCAACTATGAACAATAACAAATCGCTGTTTATTGCGAGTTTTATGACACTCATCGCCGCCGGTGTCGGGTTCGCCATCCGGGGAGGGATCCTCGGTGACTGGGGTGCCCAATATGGCTTTACCAAATTCGACCTGGGAACGATTACCGGGGGTGGCCTGGTCGGCTTCGGTGTCGTGATTCTACTGGCCAGCCTGATCACCGATAACATCGGGTACAAGCCGCTCCTGCTGCTGGCGTTTATTCTGCATGTGCTGTCGGCCCTGGTGACGTTCGCTGCCACTCCGGTCTTTGAAAGCATGGGAAAAGACGCGACCTACTGGTGTCTTTATATCGGGATGTTCATGTTCGCGGTTGCCAACGGTCTGTGTGAAGCGGTGATCAATCCGCTGGTGGCGACACTTTATCCCCGTCAGAAAACTCACTACCTCAACATTCTGCACGCCGGTTGGCCAGGTGGTCTGATCGTGGGGGGGATTATCGCTGCGATTTATACGAATATGAAGGGCGACGTCGCCAGCCTGCGGTGGGAAATGCCCATGGCAGTCTTTCTGATC contains:
- the tilS gene encoding tRNA lysidine(34) synthetase TilS → MNEFVSAVQLGWRACEQRMAAENSPLPDISPPAGQGSGTLIAVSGGADSMALLRALLEWNLSAENDCLTGPLVIAHLNHGLRGADSDADADWLEETCQAFSLPCVIEKQELMIQQEGTSEGLEELSRKARYEFLIRTAQKYQCTRIAVAHTRDDQAETVLHHIVRGTGIAGLRGIPRIRLLAENLYLVRPLLDCSREEVVQYLKQCGQTFRTDASNADPRFTRNRIRHQLLPLLKAEFNPAVVQALQRLSQQAEEVTAVISEDVARILQRATLDQNRDTWRLDCDQLVEVPDYLVKQCFLKIWQEMHWSRKRMGFDHWQRLLELTRDGQKIHLPDQIEAERRERLLILRKLPARERA